The DNA region CTGTATATACAGTGGAgaatatatgatttttatatgttgtttCAAATGTGTGTTTTTAGCTGCTGACCTGGCAAAGgagcaaaaattaaattttggtgaTGACATTGCCTCTCAACTGAGAACAGCAAAGAAGAAAAGATTTGCAATACAAGAAGAGAAAAGGATAGCGCAAGAAATTGAACTTCAAAGTTACTTGAATAGGTTGATAACTGAAGATAAGGAAGCACAGATTGAGAAAATTAAGTCACTAGAAGGGGATGTGGATTCCAAGTCGGAGAAGATACaggaaattgaagaaaaatgtgtatgtatatgaaaaagaatgatttattgtctataataatataattttaggaatCCTACCTGAATGAATTGAATTCATTGTTTATGAAGATTGATGATAGACGAAGGGTATGTTGGACTTGAaggaatatattttcaattttttcaatgttATTTCTTGTAGAAAAGGGAGGTACCTGATTATTTATGTggtaaaattagttttgaaattttacaagaGCCAGTGATAACCCCTAGTGGAATTACATATGATAAAAAGGATTTGGAAGAACACTTACaggtaatttcaaatattaaagtattaagtttatgctatttattatatttttagagggTGGGTCACTTTGATCCAGTTACAAGAGTGAAATTAACCCAGGATCAgcttataccaaattttgctATGAAGGAAGTTGTGGACGCATTTTTGCAAGAAAATGAATGGGCACTTGAATACTAACCAGCCTTTTTTACCGTACTATACACTGTTATTTAAGcactatttataataaactcaTTTAAGTTATATATATGTTCCTTccatatcaattattaattaaaggtaattgtaaataaattattgaaagaaatttgaaatttaaatgtagaaATTCCATTAGAGGCTGATAAAAATGTGTGACGATTATAACTTGTTACATAATAAGACAATAACCTGAATGACAGTTTTGTgcaataagataaaattattgaaaattttgaaatgaaatgtgGCGTCAGTGAAGTCAATATatagaattttgttatttgtataagtaaatttgtaaattttttaagtaatttgtaaatattatatttcgtcaactgttttataaaaatcaatatttttatattatacaaacttggttattaaattttcttatatactaataaatgtttacattattttgtgattatattcataatttttaacatctaTATTTACCACAAATgtataacaacaataatattttaccttaTCGCGTCGGTCGTAGTATTTTTGTGGTATGAGAAAACGGGGATTGCAATTAGCTGTTCAGGAGTGAGGTAGACAATCAAACGTGTCAGTACTGATTGAAACagcattttgtaaaaaataaggcTCACCACAAATACTCCCTAGTGCTCTTTTACACTCACGCTTTTCTGGCAGTAATAGGTTACTATTACTATAAGGTTACTATTTTTCaatgaatgtaaataaatccGTTTAATCTTCAAGAAGACTGCAATATTGTGAACATATTATAGAACTGAAATTaactaagtaaataaaatgattgaaaatcAATTGGCAACCTTAACATTCATTTGTTcctttgtttatttcaatgaattaataaataggtgaaaaactataattaatggAATAGGGGACACAAGAAAAAAACACAACTGACGCatttctcttttatttataatcgaTATGTACCCATTAtgcattatatttttcatgtttctATATAACTTGAATATATGACTTTATCtccatacataaaatataacagtatgactaaaaattaattaacataacattaaaataaaaagttttatatatggCTACAAAGTATCGACTCTTCACATTtacgtacatttttatattttctatgtaTACAATAGTAAGTATATAATGtacagaattttatatatgttatgtatatttaatgacattttaaatatatttataataaaaaatatttaactgttaCAAGTGCAAGCaccaattttatgtaaattatgaaatatctgtAGAACACATTTTTCGTAAATTACTCTTTAATAAACTATGTTTATGtatgtgttattttttaaataaaaatgagtcTTGcacttatattttatcaaaaatgtgtGCTTTTAGGTAATTGAATagaataacaaaaacattcaTAATGGTACATTTTGTGtgtataattctaattttttttaatccaaGCGCCTCTTCATTTTGTATATAAGTGACAAAATCGGTTGTAAATGCGAAACAAATGAAGATGCACTCAAAAAGGAACTGCTTCCAAATATCAGAGTTGAAATCTGACGGTTTTGTTCGAGCAGATTGAAAactaatgataaatatttaaaattaggcCTGAAA from Aethina tumida isolate Nest 87 chromosome 1, icAetTumi1.1, whole genome shotgun sequence includes:
- the LOC109608749 gene encoding E3 ubiquitin-protein ligase CHIP, with the protein product MSKHMYSTANLSDKELKEQGNRLFSLRKYEDAVNCYSKAIIKNPDVAHYFTNRALCHLKLLRWEQACNDCRRALDMDPNLVKGHFFLGQALLELENYDEAIKHLQRAADLAKEQKLNFGDDIASQLRTAKKKRFAIQEEKRIAQEIELQSYLNRLITEDKEAQIEKIKSLEGDVDSKSEKIQEIEEKCESYLNELNSLFMKIDDRRRKREVPDYLCGKISFEILQEPVITPSGITYDKKDLEEHLQRVGHFDPVTRVKLTQDQLIPNFAMKEVVDAFLQENEWALEY